In Pseudoduganella albidiflava, a single window of DNA contains:
- a CDS encoding zinc-binding dehydrogenase, whose translation MIHQIIARETGNPSVMQYEAAADIGNPGPGQVRLRHEAIGVNFVDTLFRSGAFKMPLPLAMGVEGAGVVVQVGEGVTNVQPGDRVAYFFAFGAYSTERLIDAQQLVRLPKEVSAESAAATFTKGLTAWMMLFGAHQLRAGETVLVHGAAGGVGSRVARWARALGATVIATAGSAAKAATVQAHGAHHVLLSDDPALASKVRELTGGRGVDVVYELVGKDTFAQSVEALRDGGHLVHVGNASGSPVVDKATLAARGIRYIQPSTGQYVGERASLERASATLFAAMRDGVFGEVTATRYPLADAVRAHEDIAARRLSGAAILVPAEVA comes from the coding sequence ATGATCCACCAAATCATCGCCCGCGAAACCGGCAACCCTTCCGTGATGCAGTACGAAGCCGCCGCCGATATCGGCAATCCCGGCCCGGGGCAGGTCCGCCTGCGGCACGAGGCGATCGGCGTCAACTTCGTCGATACGCTGTTCCGTTCCGGCGCGTTCAAGATGCCGCTGCCGCTCGCGATGGGCGTCGAAGGCGCGGGTGTCGTGGTGCAGGTGGGCGAGGGCGTCACGAACGTGCAGCCGGGCGACCGCGTGGCGTACTTCTTTGCCTTCGGCGCCTACTCGACCGAACGGCTGATCGATGCGCAGCAGCTGGTGCGCCTGCCGAAGGAAGTCAGTGCCGAAAGCGCCGCCGCCACGTTCACGAAAGGCCTGACGGCCTGGATGATGCTGTTCGGCGCCCACCAGCTGCGGGCCGGCGAAACGGTGCTCGTGCATGGCGCGGCCGGCGGCGTGGGCTCGAGGGTGGCGCGCTGGGCCAGGGCGCTGGGCGCCACCGTGATCGCCACTGCCGGTTCGGCCGCCAAGGCCGCGACCGTGCAGGCCCACGGCGCGCATCACGTGCTGCTGTCGGACGATCCGGCGCTGGCGTCGAAGGTGCGCGAACTGACCGGCGGCCGGGGCGTGGATGTCGTCTATGAACTGGTGGGCAAGGATACGTTCGCCCAGTCGGTGGAAGCGCTGCGCGATGGCGGCCACCTCGTCCACGTCGGCAACGCGTCGGGCAGCCCGGTGGTCGACAAGGCCACGCTGGCGGCACGCGGCATCCGCTACATCCAGCCCAGCACCGGGCAGTACGTCGGCGAGCGCGCCAGCCTGGAACGGGCCAGCGCCACGCTGTTCGCCGCGATGCGCGATGGCGTGTTCGGCGAAGTAACGGCGACGCGCTACCCGCTGGCCGACGCGGTGCGCGCCCACGAGGACATCGCCGCGCGCCGCCTGTCGGGCGCCGCGATCCTGGTGCCGGCAGAGGTAGCGTAA
- a CDS encoding TonB-dependent receptor, producing MKKNIVPLLAGAIAASPMPPASADEQPIATVTITAATRPAFDTVADAGSRLGLTLAETPASVEVIDRALMEQRGARTLEDALGGAVGMTVGGNPGSPGVASTRGFTGGFITYLYDGARISTATMSTRPQDSWNYERIEVLKGPSSVLHGEGGIGGAVNFVPRQARREASAEALLSVGSYGARRAAFGLGGAAGSASAWRIDVSHNRHDGWIDRTGQKLTHLTAAWQTTFRPGLRLDLSLDRLRDDLGAYYGTPLVQAALAGAPTGAVSDPAGRVIDRRVARINYNLLDAVMDADSLWLRARLSWEPAPGWTLRNELSRYDADRLWRNAEGNVFGPPANVVRTQSHVSHAHRVWSDRFDLGYQGTLAGLRHRFVAGVELTHTAFASDRRFSDGSATTRAALQVDLFDPDQGYYDDSRALTTGPGNRALLRTRVRTAAAFAEDALTLVPGLTVVTGLRRETIRLENEVDDLNLATRSAFARRYRPTSARAGVVWEAWPDMSLYGQAGTAAAPVGSSNLLLMNAASAAYPLTRGRQFEVGIKQRLAGRFDWSAALYRLRQTDVLSRDPDQPNLTVNNGRISSRGVELSASWHASPALSLAGNLSVLDAQYDTLVEAGGVSRVGKLPVNVPERTARLWSDYRIASLDLAVGAGLSYTGERYADNANTVRMNGYALADAYARWRTGPARVTLRVRNLTDRLHAKWTGSCAANQIVLGDPRTVELTADFSL from the coding sequence ATGAAGAAAAACATTGTTCCCCTGCTCGCCGGCGCCATCGCCGCCAGCCCGATGCCGCCGGCCAGCGCCGACGAACAGCCGATCGCCACCGTCACCATCACCGCCGCGACCAGGCCGGCCTTCGATACCGTGGCCGATGCCGGGTCGCGGCTCGGACTGACCCTGGCCGAGACCCCGGCATCGGTCGAGGTGATCGACCGCGCGCTGATGGAACAGCGCGGCGCGCGCACGCTGGAGGATGCACTGGGCGGCGCCGTGGGCATGACGGTGGGCGGCAACCCCGGCTCACCCGGTGTCGCCTCCACCCGCGGCTTCACGGGCGGCTTCATCACCTACCTGTACGACGGCGCGCGCATCTCGACCGCCACCATGTCGACCCGGCCGCAGGACAGCTGGAACTACGAACGCATCGAAGTGCTGAAGGGCCCTTCCTCGGTGCTGCATGGCGAAGGGGGCATCGGCGGCGCCGTCAACTTCGTGCCGCGCCAGGCCCGCCGCGAAGCCAGCGCCGAAGCCCTGCTCTCCGTAGGCAGCTACGGCGCGCGGCGGGCGGCATTCGGCCTGGGCGGGGCGGCCGGCAGCGCCAGCGCCTGGCGCATCGACGTCAGTCACAACCGCCACGATGGCTGGATCGACCGCACCGGCCAGAAACTGACTCACCTGACCGCGGCCTGGCAGACCACGTTCCGCCCCGGCTTGCGGCTCGACCTGTCGCTCGACCGCCTGCGCGACGACCTCGGTGCCTATTACGGCACGCCGCTGGTCCAGGCGGCGCTGGCGGGTGCGCCGACCGGCGCCGTCAGCGATCCGGCCGGGCGCGTCATCGACCGCCGCGTCGCCCGGATCAACTACAACCTGCTGGATGCCGTGATGGACGCCGACAGCCTGTGGCTGCGCGCCAGGCTGAGCTGGGAACCGGCACCCGGCTGGACCCTGCGCAACGAGCTGTCGCGCTACGATGCCGACCGGCTGTGGCGCAATGCGGAAGGCAATGTCTTCGGCCCGCCGGCGAACGTCGTGCGCACCCAGAGCCACGTGAGCCATGCGCACCGGGTGTGGAGCGACCGTTTCGACCTGGGCTACCAAGGCACGCTGGCCGGCCTGCGGCACCGCTTCGTCGCCGGCGTGGAACTGACCCATACCGCGTTCGCCAGCGACCGCCGCTTCTCGGACGGTTCGGCCACCACCCGGGCGGCACTGCAGGTCGACCTGTTCGATCCGGACCAGGGCTACTACGACGACAGCCGGGCCCTGACCACCGGCCCCGGCAACCGCGCCCTGCTGCGCACGCGGGTGCGCACCGCCGCCGCGTTTGCCGAGGATGCGTTGACGCTCGTCCCGGGGCTGACGGTCGTCACCGGCTTGCGCCGCGAAACCATCCGCCTGGAAAACGAGGTCGACGACCTCAACCTCGCGACGAGGAGCGCGTTCGCCAGGCGCTACCGGCCAACGTCGGCACGCGCGGGGGTGGTCTGGGAAGCCTGGCCCGATATGTCGCTGTACGGCCAGGCGGGCACCGCGGCGGCACCGGTGGGCAGCTCGAACCTGCTGCTGATGAACGCCGCCAGCGCGGCCTATCCGCTCACCCGGGGCCGCCAGTTCGAAGTGGGCATCAAGCAGCGCCTGGCGGGCCGCTTCGACTGGAGCGCCGCGCTGTACCGGCTGCGGCAGACCGATGTGCTGTCGCGCGATCCGGACCAGCCGAATCTCACCGTCAACAACGGCAGGATCTCGTCGCGCGGCGTCGAACTGTCGGCAAGCTGGCACGCCAGCCCGGCACTGAGCCTGGCCGGCAACCTGTCCGTACTGGACGCGCAGTACGACACGCTGGTCGAGGCCGGCGGTGTGTCGCGCGTGGGCAAGCTGCCGGTGAATGTGCCGGAGCGCACCGCGCGGCTGTGGAGCGATTACCGCATCGCCAGCCTCGACCTGGCGGTCGGCGCTGGCCTCAGCTACACAGGCGAGCGCTATGCGGACAACGCCAATACCGTGCGAATGAACGGCTATGCGCTGGCCGATGCGTATGCCAGGTGGCGTACCGGGCCGGCCAGGGTGACGCTGCGGGTGCGCAACCTGACCGACCGCCTGCATGCCAAGTGGACCGGCTCCTGCGCCGCCAACCAGATCGTGCTGGGCGATCCGCGCACCGTCGAGCTGACGGCCGACTTCAGCTTGTAG
- a CDS encoding MBL fold metallo-hydrolase: MNKTKKLMTILLAGAAFAGAPGMPVAQAAAPMVPAQAPGYYRIMVGSAEVTAISDGTVTIPLDQLLTNTTPAQVNALLARSHLGPQVETSINAYLVNTGTHLVLVDTGAGKLFGPGAGGRLQESLRAAGYAPEQVDAVLVTHVHGDHSGGLTANGAALFPNATVYVNRHDAEFWFDLANKPRAAENQRAGFDQAAEQFAPYRAAGKVKTFDGAEELLPGLSTRPAVGHTPGHTVYVLKSGGKELQFWGDLLHAKDVQFAAPDITIRFDVDSPAAARQRKAAFADAARRGYLVAAAHTPFPGIGYVRTAGRAFDWLPVPYTALTVR; the protein is encoded by the coding sequence ATGAACAAGACGAAGAAACTGATGACGATCCTGCTGGCCGGCGCCGCGTTCGCCGGCGCGCCCGGCATGCCGGTGGCGCAGGCCGCCGCACCGATGGTGCCGGCGCAGGCGCCCGGCTACTACCGCATAATGGTGGGCAGCGCCGAGGTGACGGCCATTTCCGACGGCACGGTGACGATCCCGCTGGACCAGCTGCTGACGAATACGACGCCGGCGCAAGTGAACGCCCTGCTCGCGCGCAGCCACCTGGGGCCGCAGGTGGAGACCTCGATCAATGCCTACCTGGTCAACACGGGGACGCACCTGGTCCTGGTCGACACGGGCGCAGGCAAGCTGTTCGGCCCCGGTGCCGGCGGGCGCCTGCAGGAAAGCCTGCGCGCCGCCGGCTACGCGCCGGAACAGGTGGATGCGGTGCTGGTCACGCACGTGCACGGCGACCATTCGGGCGGGCTCACGGCCAACGGCGCGGCGCTGTTCCCGAACGCCACGGTGTACGTGAACCGGCACGATGCCGAGTTCTGGTTCGACCTGGCCAACAAGCCGCGCGCCGCGGAAAACCAGCGGGCCGGCTTCGACCAGGCCGCGGAGCAGTTCGCCCCCTACCGGGCAGCGGGGAAAGTGAAGACATTCGACGGCGCGGAGGAATTGCTGCCGGGCCTGTCCACGCGGCCGGCCGTGGGCCACACGCCGGGCCATACCGTGTATGTGCTGAAGAGCGGGGGCAAGGAATTGCAGTTCTGGGGCGACTTGCTGCACGCGAAGGATGTGCAGTTCGCCGCGCCGGACATCACGATCCGCTTCGACGTGGATTCTCCGGCGGCGGCCCGCCAGCGCAAGGCCGCGTTCGCGGACGCGGCACGGCGCGGCTACCTGGTGGCCGCCGCGCATACGCCGTTTCCAGGGATCGGCTACGTGCGCACCGCAGGCAGGGCATTCGACTGGCTGCCGGTGCCGTACACCGCGCTGACGGTGCGCTGA
- a CDS encoding LysR family transcriptional regulator: MISTINERNFRGVDLNLLVTFLVLMRERSVSGAARKLFIGQPAASSALARLRELFGDELLVRGAHGMEPTARALALEAALAPALGEVQAALFESLAFDPATAEHTFTLGMPDWVELWLMPRLFERVRLEAPGVRIAVKVCDPFTGTAMLEAGEIDLGVGAFREGPRWQKYTPLRTMGFRCLFNPALVKTRRRGRLALADYTAHPHVLVSYRAAFESAADEQLAAQGLRRDVRYVTPRFALVPGILRHSPAIGTAPEVLAPLWPDLVSCAVPVALPAFDVSAIGHARRERDPALAWLLGVIAEVARE, from the coding sequence ATGATTTCCACTATCAACGAACGCAATTTCCGTGGCGTGGACCTGAACCTGCTCGTCACGTTCCTCGTGCTGATGCGGGAGCGCAGCGTCTCCGGCGCGGCGCGCAAGCTGTTCATCGGCCAGCCCGCCGCCAGCAGCGCGCTGGCCCGGCTGCGCGAACTGTTCGGCGACGAATTGCTGGTGCGCGGTGCCCACGGCATGGAACCGACGGCGCGGGCCCTGGCGCTGGAAGCGGCGCTGGCGCCGGCGCTGGGCGAGGTGCAGGCGGCGCTGTTCGAGTCCCTGGCTTTCGATCCCGCCACGGCGGAGCACACGTTCACGCTGGGCATGCCGGACTGGGTCGAGCTGTGGCTGATGCCACGCCTGTTCGAGCGGGTGCGGTTGGAGGCGCCCGGCGTGCGCATCGCCGTGAAGGTCTGCGATCCCTTCACGGGCACGGCAATGCTGGAAGCGGGCGAGATCGACCTGGGCGTCGGCGCGTTTCGCGAAGGCCCGCGCTGGCAGAAGTACACGCCGCTGCGCACGATGGGTTTTCGCTGCCTGTTCAATCCGGCGCTGGTGAAGACCCGCCGGCGCGGCAGGCTGGCGCTGGCGGACTACACCGCCCATCCGCACGTGCTGGTCAGCTACCGCGCCGCCTTCGAGAGCGCGGCGGACGAGCAGCTTGCCGCGCAGGGCCTGCGCCGCGACGTGCGCTACGTGACGCCGCGCTTTGCCTTGGTACCCGGGATCCTGCGCCACAGCCCGGCGATCGGCACGGCGCCGGAAGTGCTGGCGCCGCTGTGGCCCGACCTGGTGTCCTGCGCCGTGCCGGTCGCGCTGCCGGCGTTCGACGTCAGCGCCATCGGCCATGCCCGCCGGGAGCGCGACCCGGCGCTGGCGTGGCTCCTGGGTGTGATCGCCGAGGTGGCGCGCGAGTAG